The Plasmodium malariae genome assembly, contig: PmUG01_00_28, whole genome shotgun sequence genome has a window encoding:
- the PmUG01_00053600 gene encoding STP1 protein — MENCIPKNFALSGSAGFGLQHTQQFRTIRAHIQNKTNFLKTANNENSFKEECKQLADFLIKNMSPPLYTSQRMWESLLKFHLHQYFKDITNYGGCPMILKKEHKELLELKYKEEDFCKKRTRYLKEIENLKKTNSGKCETICLKKCKAYNAWIIEMQKQFEEKRNLFESCYKKGSPKKKSKKQIPEPVCNILDQNTFKELSECITPNSVETTESLLETESKGLETQIQNTDQIISKSHVQQETDVQVIPEHQTEIESHISPQPPPEHIKSEVSEIKHSTKETEDSQSLADASLEAANSSEDVHVASEVTDALLSPTLQDIQLSPDPENTQPTDKASTYTLARSPQISHTTEHTIYDDEEIIKKIKINELTKNVNLSKRTRDRSKIIVEVHMEVLEEFRNKEWENIQDEFLEICIDEFTKEDNITFPNLIDDDLIIENIKCISDIKKQNILWNKWIQRHRNLSQNLKKDDWFNNLKDEWKREVSYIQEMEEIKNKSSNENQKVSFLEREKDIWRQWISKKGMIIQQHLDQYWNNGLAQELQNISDEYVNEDTKNYVSLLNVEELNHKENNEELYKYIKKKLLTKLCILVLIAVLEECKKEVNLENRESYLDRFINEWKGEGYSSKKQEITEIIIEYNNNDIENKRNEEFDAHTWKDCFRNEIDDWIREDDLYANYIVSDRTVDKSDEIAEKPFL, encoded by the exons ATGGAAAATTGTATACCTAAg AATTTCGCTCTTTCTGGATCGGCAGGATTTGGACTACAACACACACAACAATTTAGGACTATTAGAGCTCacatacaaaataaaactaatttcttaaaaacgGCAAATAACGAAAATTCATTTAAAGAAGAATGCAAACAATTAGCTGATTTTCTAATTAAGAATATGTCTCCTCCTCTGTATACAAGCCAACGTATGTGGGAATCCTTATTAAAGTTTCATCTACATCAATACTTTAAGGATATAACTAATTATGGTGGATGCCCCATGAtcttaaaaaaagaacataaagaacttttagaattaaaatataaagaagaggatttttgtaaaaaaagaactaGATATTTGAAGGAAATAGAgaacttaaaaaaaactaaCTCAGGTAAATGTGAAActatatgtttaaaaaaatgcaaagcATATAATGCATGGATTATAGAGATGCAGAAGCAATTTGAAGAAAAGAGAAACCTCTTCGAAAGTTGTTACAAAAAAGGAAGtcccaaaaaaaaatcaaaaaaacaaatcCCAGAACCAGTATGCAACATATTGGATCAGAATACATTTAAAGAACTTTCTGAATGTATAACCCCGAATTCAGTAGAAACTACTGAAAGTTTACTTGAAACAGAAAGTAAAGGTTTAGAAACTCAAATTCAAAATACAGATCAAATTATATCCAAATCTCACGTCCAACAAGAAACAGATGTGCAAGTTATACCCGAACATCAAACTGAAATTGAATCACATATTTCACCACAACCTCCACCAGAACATATTAAAAGTGAAGTTTCAGAAATTAAACATTCAACTAAAGAAACTGAGGATTCACAATCTTTAGCAGATGCATCATTAGAAGCAGCTAATAGTTCTGAAGATGTACATGTAGCATCAGAAGTTACTGATGCATTACTCTCTCCAACTCTTCAAGACATACAATTATCTCCTGATCCTGAGAATACCCAGCCAACTGATAAAGCATCGACATATACCTTAGCACGTAGTCCTCAAATATCCCATACTACAG AACACACAATAtatgatgatgaagaaattataaaaaaaataaaaataaatgaacttacaaaaaatgtaaatttatcaAAGCGAACAAGAGACAGATCCAAAATCATAGTAGAAGTACATATGGAAGTACTCGAAGAATTCAGAAATAAAGAATGGGAAAACATCCAAGAcgaatttttagaaatatgcATAGATGAGTTCACAAAAGAGGATAATATAACCTTTCCTAATTTAATTGATGATGAtctaataatagaaaatattaaatgtataagtgatattaaaaaacaaaatattctaTGGAATAAATGGATACAAAGACATAGAAATCTTTCTCAAAATCTTAAAAAAGACGATTggtttaataatttgaagGATGAATGGAAAAGAGAAGTATCTTACATACAAGAAatggaagaaataaaaaataaatcttcaAATGAAAATCAAAAGGTTTCATTTTTAGAAAGGgaaaaagatatatggaGACAGTGGATATCAAAAAAGGGTATGATTATACAACAACATCTTGATCAGTACTGGAATAATGGATTAGCGCAGGAGTTGCAGAATATCTCAGATGAATATGTAAATGAAGAtactaaaaattatgtatcaCTATTAAATGTAGAAGAATTGAACCacaaagaaaataatgaagaattatataaatatataaaaaaaaaattattaacaaagcTTTGTATTCTCGTGCTTATAGCAGTATTAGAAGAATGTAAAAAGGAGGTAAACCTTGAAAATAGGGAATCGTATTTGGATAGATTCATAAATGAATGGAAGGGAGAAGGATATTCAAgtaaaaaacaagaaattacagaaattataattgaatataataacaatgatatagaaaataaaagaaatgagGAATTTGATGCTCATACATGGAAAGATTGTTTCAGAAATGAGATAGACGATTGGATAAGAGAAGATGACTTATATGCAAATTATATAGTTAGTGATAGAACAGTAGACAAATCGGATGAAATAGCAGAAAAACCGTTTCTATAA
- the PmUG01_00053700 gene encoding tryptophan-rich protein yields MKSILLFVLASAIIFKLSSTSENVNGCCSGIFTGKTKPALCKSYTTSEDMPIAYLRQTIEKNILSESRKTFDWELWLRKQKKEMIDDFEKEHAAWLKNKNEAFNNFLNRLEEKWSHYNPRMHEEYQTDLYDVCSNWSDDEWIEWFRTRGLDYIISDFESWFNENISSYNKIMTSKLINWSKTKKYKWNSDPYRFYEERYWVHWNEKALHEDPDIYIKVSSFLYWVKRRKNEKKQWDLLIKRIDKKYVDNNNPKLTQWCIKTMGAYNNWLTSFYINWIENKYWNWWIIEKKMK; encoded by the exons atGAAATCAATACTCCTTTTTGTATTAGCGTCCgctattatatttaaattatcttcTACCTCTGAAAATGTTAATGGTTGCTGTAGTGgg ataTTTACTGGAAAAACAAAACCTGCACTTTGTAAATCTTATACTACTTCTGAAGATATGCCAATAGCATATTTAAGACAAACGATAGAGAAAAACATTCTATCAGAATCACGTAAAACATTTGATTGGGAATTATGGCTGagaaaacagaaaaaagaaatgatagACGATTTTGAAAAGGAACATGCTGCATggttaaaaaacaaaaatgaagcatttaataattttttaaacagaTTAGAGGAAAAATGGTCCCATTATAATCCCAGAATGCACGAAGAATATCAGACAGATCTTTATGATGTATGTTCTAACTGGAGTGACGATGAATGGATAGAGTGGTTCAGAACACGTGGATTagattatataatatcaGATTTTGAAAGTTGGTTCAACGAAAATATATCCTcttacaataaaattatgacaTCCAAATTGATTAACTGGAGTAAAACgaagaaatataaatggaATTCAGATCCATATAGATTTTACGAAGAGCGTTATTGGGTACATTGGAATGAAAAAGCATTACATGAAGATCcagatatttatataaaagtttcatcctttttatattgggtaaaaagaagaaaaaatgaaaagaaacaGTGGGACCTTTTAATTAAGCgtattgataaaaaatatgtagatAACAATAACCCAAAGTTGACACAGTGGTGCATAAAAACTATGGGGGCTTATAATAATTGGTTAACatccttttatataaattggatagaaaataaatactGGAATTGGTggattatagaaaaaaagatgaaatag
- the PmUG01_00053800 gene encoding fam-m protein: MEQKNELLLFIEVASSILLFWICLFNHDANIFNKLLDKNCYPCEKLDTRNCRLLTKYSRDKISDVADFKANILHNREYEKKNMYNNEKGVKGKIQEYNRNSLSKAQFYTEVIDFNNGMFDGKHFHFEKKWIKKKDYEHFLEKKRRMCAVALKKIKFKNYGYIVAMFIIFYLFAIGIPLLGKLDFFKNGWENLSEENIWRILCGFVKEWGKTANAYVFLTLFCILIVISIILLVTGICKILRNNEKYSKIKLITE, encoded by the exons ATGGAACAGAAAAATGAGTTACTCTTATTTATTGAAGTAGCTTCGtctattcttttattttggaTATGCCTTTTCAACCATGATGCA aacatttttaacaaattgTTGGATAAGAACTGCTATCCCTGTGAAAAATTAGATACAAGAAATTGTAGATTACTAACAAAATATAGTAGGGACAAAATTTCAGATGTTGCAGATTTTAAagcaaatatattacataatagagaatatgaaaaaaaaaatatgtataataatgaaaaaggagTCAAAGGAAAAATACAGGAATATAATAGAAATTCGTTAAGCAAAGCTCAATTCTATACAGAAGTTATTGATTTTAATAATGGAatgtttgatggaaaacatttccattttgaaaaaaaatggattaaaaaaaaagattatgaacattttcttgaaaaaaaaaggagaatgTGTGCTgtagctttaaaaaaaataaaatttaaaaattatggatATATAGTTGCTatgtttatcattttttacttGTTTGCAATAGGAATACCCTTATTAGGAAAATTagattttttcaaaaatggaTGGGAAAATCTTAgtgaagaaaatatatggaGAATTTTGTGTGGATTTGTAAAAGAGTGGGGGAAAACAGCAAATgcttatgtatttttaacattattttgtatacttATAGTTATATCGATAATTTTGCTTGTAACAGGAATTTGTAAGATCTTAaggaataatgaaaaatatagcaaaattaaattgattactgagtaa
- the PmUG01_00053900 gene encoding fam-l protein, giving the protein MEQKIKSLLFIKIINSEFNKSLVESYNNRSNLYKRNYRLMAKYKRDKLSTTVCLKEEVQNGVQDKKDINNNEKWDEYKKKQSCGSSSMSTRGHKKNKKNKSCIFETNKYSNLEKKIFKELDYVDFLRNNRTISNKIYKKIMRKKCSLRIVLPLLLLLFLLITFILDLSNSFGLVKGLCEILNLYASKFWYSSLHSFLKKFAFKLVI; this is encoded by the exons atggaacaaaaaattaagtcgctgttatttattaaaattattaac agtgAATTTAACAAATCGTTAGTTGAAAGCTACAATAATCGTAGTAACTTATATAAAAGGAATTATCGTCTAATGGCAAAATATAAGCGCGATAAGCTTTCAACTACAGTATGTTTAAAAGAAGAGGTACAAAATGGAGTAcaagataaaaaagatataaataataatgaaaaatgggacgaatataaaaagaagcaATCATGTGGAAGTTCATCTATGAGTACAAGAGGccataagaaaaataaaaaaaataaatcatgtatatttgaaacaaataaatattccaatttagaaaaaaaaatattcaaggAACTTGATTACGTAGATTTTCTTAGAAACAACAGAACAAttagtaataaaatttacaaaaaaataatgcgtAAAAAATGTTCATTAAGGATCGTTTTGcctttattattgttattatttttattaataacgTTTATATTAGATCTATCAAATAGTTTTGGACTCGTAAAAGGGTTGTGTGAAATATTGAATTTATACGCTAGTAAATTTTGGTACAGTTCTTTACATTCGTTTTTGAAGAAATTCGCCTTTAAATTGGTTATTTAA